In Aedes albopictus strain Foshan chromosome 3, AalbF5, whole genome shotgun sequence, the following are encoded in one genomic region:
- the LOC109415898 gene encoding SET domain-containing protein SmydA-8-like, protein MPANFKKKKHRKHKNQNRQHVSSDGEDETGESTNKEGPPAPATEENNNKPYIVRYSDVWGRYLVAARNLKAGEKIIQVEPLAMGPWAASDPVCLGCYKRFEKGSKVIKCVGCGWRICSPTCSGLTVGGAHKTLECNPLKTHNVAQLFETSSAEQIKLMYEAIFALRCLLLKTTNPERYATLLEMEPLNELRQKISSLWKRNQEMIVRRIRDEWKFDEFSEGEIHTVCGIIEVNSFQIGQDDVHARALYPEAFYIMHDCTPNTTHTDDPKTHVLSIRLTNDLKAGDPITLSYSYTLQGTLKRRQHLFESKFFWCQCKRCSDPTEFSTNCSSLKCTKCPKGFILTTNPLDQDADWKCKSCAHTIPAKIIVQLLDRLFKELDAIDGNSIDLYEQFNAKYKNVLHHNHYLLLSTKHSLCQLYGKISGYLISEMSLQQIKQKEKICRDLLSVVDVYEPGLSRLRGVIMYELHAPIMVQIKYQSEAGQMNANQLKRMLTEVIYLLKHSSQILSFEPPGSQEYEMALAARDALQNMQA, encoded by the exons ATGCCGGCCAATTTCAAGAAAAAG AAACATCGGAAACATAAAAACCAAAACAGACAGCATGTTTCCAGTGATGGTGAAGATGAAACAGGAGAATCAACCAACAAAGAAGGTCCACCGGCTCCAGCCACTGAGGAAAATAATAATAAACCATACATCGTGCGATACTCTGATGTTTGGGGTCG GTATTTGGTGGCGGCGCGGAACCTCAAAGCAGGAGAAAAAATCATACAGGTTGAGCCACTGGCGATGGGCCCCTGGGCGGCTAGTGATCCAGTTTGCCTCGGCTGTTACAAACGATTCGAAAAAGGTTCGAAAGTTATAAA ATGTGTCGGCTGTGGATGGCGCATTTGCTCGCCGACTTGTAGTGGCCTAACTGTCGGTGGTGCTCACAAAACACTGGAATGCAATCCCCTCAAAACGCATAACGTGGCGCAACTTTTCGAAACAAGCTCGGCTGAACAGATAAAGCTGATGTATGAAGCAATTTTCGCTCTCCGCTGTCTGCTTTTGAAAACGACCAACCCGGAAAGATATGCAACGTTGCTAGAGATGGAACCGCTCAATGAACTGCGGCAGAAAATTTCTTCGCTTTGGAAAcgcaatcaagaaatgattgtCAGGCGGATTCGCGACGAGTGGAAGTTCGACGAGTTCTCCGAAGGCGAGATTCATACGGTGTGCGGTATCATTGAGGTCAACTCGTTTCAGATTGGGCAGGACGATGTCCATGCAAGGGCGCTGTACCCGGAAGCCTTCTATATCATGCACGATTGCACCCCGAACACCACCCACACTGACGATCCTAAAACTCACGTTCTATCGATAAGGCTGACCAATGACCTGAAGGCAGGCGATCCAATTACACTTTCCTATTCGTATACCCTACAAGGCACACTCAAGCGAAGGCAGcatttattcgaaagcaaatttttctGGTGCCAATGTAAACGCTGCTCCGATCCAACCGAGTTTTCCACTAATTGCAGCTCTCTTAAATGCACCAAATGCCCCAAAGGCTTCATCCTTACAACCAACCCTTTGGACCAAGACGCGGATTGGAAATGCAAATCCTGCGCACACACCATACCGGCTAAAATCATTGTGCAACTTTTGGACAGACTTTTCAAAGAACTAGACGCCATCGATGGTAACAGCATCGATTTGTACGAGCAATTCAATGCCAAATATAAGAACGTTCTTCATCACAACCATTACCTGCTTCTATCGACCAAGCACTCTCTGTGCCAGTTGTACGGTAAAATATCTGGTTATCTGATATCCGAAATGAGCTTGCAGCAGATTAAACAGAAAGAAAAAATCTGCCGCGACTTATTATCCGTGGTGGATGTGTACGAACCAGGACTAAGCCGCCTGAGAGGAGTCATAATGTATGAGTTGCACGCACCGATCATGGTCCAGATAAAATACCAGTCGGAAGCGGGCCAAATGAACGCCAACCAACTGAAGCGGATGCTAACGGAAGTGATATATTTACTCAAGCATAGTTCCCAAATTCTTTCCTTTGAGCCACCCGGCTCGCAGGAGTACGAAATGGCACTAGCCGCACGTGATGCCTTGCAAAATATGCAAGCTTAG